CTTCGATCGCCGAGAAGCAGGCCGGATCTTCCTTCGGCAGGTTCATCATGAAGGTCTTGAACTTTGTCTTGAGGTCCTCGTTGAGCGAGGTCCGCACGACAATCGGACCGTTCGGGATCAGCGGCGACTTCCAGAGTTCGACGAGGTCATCCATGTTGAGGATACCCTTGTCGACCATCTTGCGCAGATTGCCCGAGGTATAGCCGTCCTTGAACACGCCGACGCCCGATCCGAAAGTGGTGCCGGCGTCGAATGTGCCTTTCAGGACTTCGAGGACCAGGTTCTCATGTCCGCCGCCGAAGCCGGTGGAGCCGAAATAGCCCTTGACCGGCGCGCCGATGGCTTCGGGCAGGGTGACGGTGGGGATGAGGTAGCCGGAGGTCGAGTCGGGATCGGCAAAGCCGAGCTTCTTGCCCTTCATGTCGGCCAGCGACTTGATGCCGGAATCCTTGCGCGCCACCATGATCGAGTGATAGCCCATGGAGCCGTCCGTCTGCACCGTGGTCAGGATCGGCTCGACAGCCTTCGGATCGGCGAGATAGGCTTTGGCATAGCCGGAGGCGCCGAGCTCGGCATAATCCAGTGTGCCGCCCAGCAGGCCCTGGATCACGCCGTCATAATCGGCGGCCGGAA
The sequence above is a segment of the Rhizobium sp. SSA_523 genome. Coding sequences within it:
- the phnD gene encoding phosphonate ABC transporter substrate-binding protein — encoded protein: MLKKTLLAAVALVSLAGIAAAQDAKEFRIGILGGENEADRLRNFACLQDHLKKELGFEKVSMFPAADYDGVIQGLLGGTLDYAELGASGYAKAYLADPKAVEPILTTVQTDGSMGYHSIMVARKDSGIKSLADMKGKKLGFADPDSTSGYLIPTVTLPEAIGAPVKGYFGSTGFGGGHENLVLEVLKGTFDAGTTFGSGVGVFKDGYTSGNLRKMVDKGILNMDDLVELWKSPLIPNGPIVVRTSLNEDLKTKFKTFMMNLPKEDPACFSAIEGGDFKGFAEVNVDFYKPIIDARKATIGG